One genomic window of Candidatus Poribacteria bacterium includes the following:
- a CDS encoding BCCT family transporter — translation GIKRLSQINIWIMIVLFSFVIVVGPTDVIFKTFFKALGDYVVEVVPFSNWVGRTDSYFIHDWSAFHMAWWITWVPFVGTFIARISNGRTVREFLCCVLLLPMLITLLCFSIPHQWLHRRDGEC, via the coding sequence GGTATCAAACGGCTGAGCCAAATCAACATCTGGATTATGATAGTCCTATTCTCATTCGTCATCGTCGTCGGGCCGACAGACGTGATTTTCAAGACCTTTTTTAAGGCACTTGGGGACTATGTCGTTGAAGTCGTACCGTTCAGTAATTGGGTGGGGCGCACGGATTCCTACTTTATCCATGACTGGTCCGCTTTCCACATGGCCTGGTGGATTACCTGGGTGCCCTTCGTCGGCACGTTTATCGCCCGAATTTCAAACGGACGCACGGTTCGCGAATTCTTGTGCTGTGTGCTGCTGCTACCGATGCTGATTACGTTACTGTGCTTCAGTATTCCTCACCAATGGCTACACCGGCGTGATGGAGAGTGTTGA